From the genome of Capsicum annuum cultivar UCD-10X-F1 chromosome 4, UCD10Xv1.1, whole genome shotgun sequence:
TATATATTTGTACCTTTTGTATTGCTCAGATTAACAGTGACCAAACGTACATGACATTATATATTGAAAGTTTCTTTAGCGCTTATTCTAAAATAATGATATCTACATGATCTTCAAATCCCGGGATTCGCCTTTGTCCAAATCTTTATCTTCTTGTTAATCACCAGCCTAAAGTCTTTATAACAGAAATTGAAGTACAAACTTAAAGAGTGCAAATATCTGTAATTTAGTAGAGATCTCAACCATATGCAAATAGATAcagatttttaaatttatgagttCTGAATTTCAAAACAggataatatttgataaatataattaaatatcttaACACAAATACATGATCTGCATCAAAATTACTAGATTCTGCCAAACCAGTAACTTCAATCTTTGATTAATCTAGGTCTGTTCAAGTAGAAGTCCATGCAAGTTGTGAATGAAATTATCAATATAGTTACTCATAAATCCAGGACTTGAAAGAAGTTCCTTCCATTTCCTATGATTCTCTTTCATTGAACAAGCAATTTGGCTATCTTTATCCATCATACATTTCACAGCCTTGCACAAATTCTCTTTTGTAAATAAATCATTCTCCTCCTCCACTTCTACACCAACTTTCAGTTCATGTTCCATCAGCCTAGCATTTAAAAGGTGATCAAAAAACCTAGGCAAAAATACCAATTGACAATCACACAATGCCAAAGACTCCCACATAGATCCATACCCACAGTGACTCACAAAACAACCAACTGATTTGTGACTTAAAATCTTCAATTGTGGCACCCAACAATCAAGAATCAATCCCTTTTCTTTAGCCCTTTGTTTGAATCCCTCTGGCAAGGCTTCTTCTATTGAATTTGTCTCCTCGGGTGGCTTAACCGCTAACAAGAATGGTGACTCAGTCAGTTCAAGGCCTAAAACAAGTTCTTGAAACTGCTTATTTTGAAGAATAGTTTGGCTCCCAAGTgcacagaatactactgatcctGGCTCGAATTTCTCGAGCCGATTAGATAATCCATGTTCTTCTAAAGGCTCATTTTTCAGCTCAGGAAGAACAGCTCCTGTGTAAAGGATTGGCTTTTCAAGTTGTTTTGCTGCAAAGTCACCAAATGTTCCTTCAACCTCTCTACATGTTTTTAGAGGGATTGTGTCGCATCCTGCTCGGGACTTCTGCATTCGTTCGAGAAATGTCACCCCCTTGCCATATTCATCAAATAGAAACTGTAACAATTTAGCTTCACATTCACGCAACACCACAGTAGTAGAAGGGTAACCTGGAGATCCACCAATTGACCACTTCTTTAGAGAGTAAAATGGAATTACAGAATTACTAGCAAAGCAGGCACTGTATAAATGCATGCTAGCAGTACTTTATTTGTAGaagaaacatggatatatgttgTTGCAGTGAGCTGTACAGTGGGAGATAAGTAGGAAACAAAATGAGAGATTTGTGAGATTGGAGCCTAAATTGTTACTATTCTGTTTTCATTAATGTTGATTATCTTATCATTTAGGTGTCTGTATTGATTACCGTATATTATCTTTCCATTAGGtctcttttctttttgtataaaGTTGTAGCCTTGTAATCATTCAATAGACTGAAATCAATAGAAAAAAAACTTTTCTCACTATGTTCggttttttttatcatatgtgACTTATCAATACGACGTCTTTggatatttcactattttatttacGAGCTATATTTTGCTCATTTTGTCAGACTGTATAAGAATAAGCGAAAGCTTGATAGTTTTCACAATTTATGGGCTTTTCACgtttatgagaaaaaaattacaacttaaGTAATTTAAATTGCATATCCAAACAGAATTCTAACTTCAAAtcaatttgatttcaaatcatgtcCAAATGGGACCTAAATTAGTCGATGCGCGGAAGCTGACTGggatataaaagaaaaaggaggaaCAAGTGTGACCTGGTGGTGGCTTTACAAGCTCAGCTGCAGTTGATGTCATAAAAGTAGTCTTATCCGGGCAAACAACTCTGTAAGACACAGTCTTGATACCTCCAATTTGTAGTGCTAACTCAGGGATCCAATAAGCAAAATCAAAGATAACGAAATGGGgttttagattttcaagaaaaGATTTGATTTCATCGTATAATTCATCCATAGCTGTTGCTAGTAAAGTCTCCAAAGATCCAGGCACATTAGCTGTATTCTCTGCACCATATGGAGGGCCATCAACATGAGGGATTGTGAGTTTGTGGAATGTGATGAGATGAggataaaaattgagattttgaaGTCGAATTCCTGCACGTTTAGGCAACAAGAATTAGATTTTGTGACCTCTTTTTGCAAGTTCATTTGACAGATTGATATATGGGATCAAGTGACCAAATGCAAGCCATGGAAACATCACTATATGGAGTTGAGTCTTGCATGGATTCTGCCATATTTTTTTGCTTCTTTGCGTTTGATGTATTGAGGGATTAGTTAAAATAGCTTGACTTGGCAATGAAAACTGGAAGGCAAACAAGGGTCTTCTCTTTTAGACACAATTATTGCTACTCCCTTATCCCAATTTACGGTACACCATTTGACATtcagtttaagaaataagtgaaaCTTTTTTACTTTAGTACGATACTTTTAGTTAACTTTTCTTCTCAATGCAGTGTTAAGTAGGATGCAGTAGAAGTAAAATGAGATGATGTcattaaatagttatcaaataaagaaaggtggaagaataaaaaaatcaaattagaattATTTGTAGCTGCGTAGTCTTTGTCGCTGGTTAATTCTCTTACTCTATAGCCATACTAGACAGTATGTACGAGTCTTCTAATTCCACGCATCTAATCAGCTCGCGTGTAAGGGAGCCCCTGGCTCGACAAAGTTACTACTGATGGGCCAAGAGATATCTAAGATATTAAACAAAAGTAGTGTGGTTATATTTTCTCCAGGTAGAGAAAAGTACGTACAACACACAAAACAATATAGTACTACTAGCTCTGGAATACCAAAATTGCTCCCTGCAATAAATCATGTTGATGGAAGGCTCTGTGCTCACTCCAAATATTTATGTCTGCAAGATGAATGATATATTTTAACATAATTCgaattttgaaaagtgaaaagTTTCACATAAAAAGAGTAGGACAAGCAAATTAAAATGATTATATAACTGGAATCTAAGTTACATAATGGTAGTAAAGTATCAGGAGCACTACTAAGGTAAGTAAAGTGacaaattttcattttcaatacACAGCAGTACGAATACAGTGAAATACAAATTCACGTTGACTTACTAAAT
Proteins encoded in this window:
- the LOC107868874 gene encoding UDP-glycosyltransferase 79B3-like isoform X1 produces the protein MDELYDEIKSFLENLKPHFVIFDFAYWIPELALQIGGIKTVSYRVVCPDKTTFMTSTAAELVKPPPGYPSTTVVLRECEAKLLQFLFDEYGKGVTFLERMQKSRAGCDTIPLKTCREVEGTFGDFAAKQLEKPILYTGAVLPELKNEPLEEHGLSNRLEKFEPGSVVFCALGSQTILQNKQFQELVLGLELTESPFLLAVKPPEETNSIEEALPEGFKQRAKEKGLILDCWVPQLKILSHKSVGCFVSHCGYGSMWESLALCDCQLVFLPRFFDHLLNARLMEHELKVGVEVEEENDLFTKENLCKAVKCMMDKDSQIACSMKENHRKWKELLSSPGFMSNYIDNFIHNLHGLLLEQT
- the LOC107868874 gene encoding UDP-glycosyltransferase 79B3-like isoform X2, giving the protein MDELYDEIKSFLENLKPHFVIFDFAYWIPELALQIGGIKTVSYRVVCPDKTTFMTSTAAELVKPPPGHLFDEYGKGVTFLERMQKSRAGCDTIPLKTCREVEGTFGDFAAKQLEKPILYTGAVLPELKNEPLEEHGLSNRLEKFEPGSVVFCALGSQTILQNKQFQELVLGLELTESPFLLAVKPPEETNSIEEALPEGFKQRAKEKGLILDCWVPQLKILSHKSVGCFVSHCGYGSMWESLALCDCQLVFLPRFFDHLLNARLMEHELKVGVEVEEENDLFTKENLCKAVKCMMDKDSQIACSMKENHRKWKELLSSPGFMSNYIDNFIHNLHGLLLEQT